The proteins below are encoded in one region of Triticum aestivum cultivar Chinese Spring chromosome 1B, IWGSC CS RefSeq v2.1, whole genome shotgun sequence:
- the LOC123102572 gene encoding uncharacterized protein isoform X5: MGRLRKVSHQDVPLVSSLESADSVDEAFVPNDFAEDGSHPDLSRDEGEFDKALLKFYLNQKVKCLKRKLSSASRRNVRQKQSTYFPTCSTFTRYSGKFFSGVVAGMCPRYQNVIQTYGMGYLLNFVRTEVPLRLVKWLASRFDVPSSEFQFERKFIPMTKYDIHNILDLPVDGEPLVSDPESGRDFILSHFNVSSIPPVSFFANKLKSTEVELSDEDIFICFMIVALSSFLCPNSSLSPSPKYLHIFRDCSSLCNYDLSGYVYEWLLSSIKKFKNSTKVASKRSVTFGGCHYAFVVCYLDQLNFGLHSVPDVKPWILAWRGNKVKQFSELDRNNSRSYGKRPLKRLFAPVNPQKSIEKSSASKDGDVPLCSDMLFEMNVQKSFGARFGFEAAQVVINLVQSRNKDKPKLFVEWSQSLVIDVLECLSLSTLNAKSVPIPKVYSSEGHSLNKFSFGAKSVSIQSFIGERKCETVVEKSSPEVQQQIPNLNEASPFVSGVVSVGGFHNPVVLSSSSRAPKVCDEGVVNEANVEAAIPVADLSSIKSPSHSIGISPSTTRCAIPVVGSTLEPSAGLIKKCEPKSDDNGFQRPTFAQLNRTLSVQSNGDVTNGEPNDKEVDNSFGEPSPLVPIRLSQRFHNALGDVECSQYVVERFMNSLDPRNYEDCVEMAALPNFKVSKSTHCSSHPTNEVKELQDDIQIVGTSSFAARCQQLSRSNDVAYNKLKNFTAPQSTSCNPRKQQAISSPEVEILSSGSAPRPPSAAPVPKAHAQSSIVLSGSSHGHVPRRMIVPGRYTSDPYVAQGNKFPVANQERRHHLAMVEIGTHETWCKFEAIRYDRAYCSYRNLATLKSKEDVDNFLILCVCRYLFKQSHPSASKKHFFFSYIGETILSGVNIEIVANAFHGANSAFAMWRSNLLFFLLLGISTGLLSLFA; the protein is encoded by the exons ATGGGTAGGCTACGGAAAGTGTCTCATCAGGATGTTCCATTAGTATCATCTTTAGAGAGTGCAGATTCAGTGGATGAAGCTTTTGTGCCTAATGATTTTGCAGAAGATGGTTCTCATCCT GATCTATCTCGAGATGAAGGAGAGTTCGACAAGGCTCTTTTGAAGTTCTATCTCAATCAA AAAGTAAAATGCTTAAAGAGGAAACTATCATCTGCTTCTAGGAGGAATGTG AGGCAGAAACAATCTACTTATTTCCCCACTTGTTCCACTTTCACTAGATATTCTGGGAAGTTCTTCTCTGGTGTTGTTGCTGGAATGTGTCCTAGGTATCAGAATGTCATCCAGACATATGGCATGGGCTATCTCTTAAACTTTGTTAGGACCGAGGTCCCCCTTAGGCTAGTGAAGTGGCTTGCTAGTAGGTTTGATGTCCCTTCATCTGAATTCCAGTTCGAAAGGAAATTTATCCCAATGACCAAGTATGATATCCACAATATCCTTGACCTCCCAGTAGATGGTGAGCCACTTGTGTCTGATCCTGAGTCTGGACGTGATTTTATCCTGTCTCACTTCAATGTTTCTAGTATTCCTCCTGTCTCTTTCTTCGCCAACAAGCTTAAATCCACCGAAGTCGAGTTGTCTGATGAAGACATTTTCATTTGCTTCATGATTGTTGCGTTGTCCTCATTCCTTTGTCCCAACTCTAGCCTCAGTCCTAGCCCGAAGTACCTGCATATTTTCAGGGATTGTTCTTCTCTGTGCAACTATGATTTGTCCGGATATGTTTATGAGTGGTTGTTGAGCAGCATCAAAAAGTTCAAGAATTCCACTAAAGTTGCTTCTAAAAGATCAGTGACGTTTGGTGGTTGTCACTATGCTTTTGTT GTTTGTTACCTTGACCAACTTAATTTCGGTCTCCATTCTGTCCCTGATGTCAAGCCCTGGATTCTAGCATGGAGAGGTAACAAAGTTAAGCAATTTTCAGAGCTTGACAGAAACAATAGCCGCTCTTATGGCAAGAGGCCTCTAAAGCGGTTGTTTGCTCCAGTTAATCCGCAG AAGTCTATCGAGAAATCTTCAGCAAGCAAAGATGGTGATGTTCCCCTTTGTAGTGACATGCTTTTTGAAATGAATGTGCAGAAATCCTTCGGTGCTCGTTTTGGGTTTGAG GCTGCTCAAGTAGTCATAAACCTTGTTCAATCTAGGAACAAAGACAAGCCCAAGCTATTTGTAGAATGGTCACAGTCCCTTGTAATTGACGTTCTAGAATGCTTATCACTCTCTACTCTAAATGCCAAATCTGTCCCGATACCTAAAGTTTATTCAAGTGAGGGTCATTCTCTCAACAAGTTCTCTTTTG GCGCCAAGTCTGTCTCTATTCAATCTTTCATTGGTGAGAGGAAGTGTGAGACTGTTGTTGAGAAATCATCTCCTGAAGTCCAGCAGCAAATCCCCAATTTGAATGAAGCTTCTCCTTTTGTTTCTGGTGTTGTTAGTGTTGGGGGTTTTCACAACCCAGTAGTTTTATCTAGTTCATCTCGAGCTCCTAAAGTGTGTGATGAG gGCGTGGTAAATGAGGCAAATGTTGAAGCTGCAATTCCAGTGGCGGATTTATCTTCTATAAAAAGTCCTTCTCATTCTATAG GTATATCCCCTTCAACGACGCGGTGTGCAATTCCTGTTGTTGGTTCTACTTTGGAGCCCTCAG CTGGTCTTATTAAGAAATGCGAACCCAAGTCCGATGATAATGGTTTCCAAAGACCCACTTTTGCTCAGTTAAATCGCACTCTTAGTGTTCAATCTAATGGCGATGTTACCAATGGTGAGCCCAATGATAAAGAGGTCGATAATTCTTTTGGAGAACCGTCCCCTCTGGTTCCTATTCGCTTGTCGCAGCGTTTCCATAATGCG CTAGGTGATGTTGAGTGCTCTCAGTATGTTGTTGAAAGATTTATGAATTCGCTGGATCCCCGAAATTATGAG GATTGCGTTGAAATGGCCGCTTTGCCTAATTTTAAAGTTTCCAAGTCAACTCACTGCTCAAGCCACCCTACTAATGAG GTTAAAGAGCTACAAGACGACATTCAAATTGTAGGCACTTCTAGTTTTGCTGCTAGGTGTCAACAGCTCTCAAGATCTAATGATGTTGCTTACAACAAGCTCAAGAACTTTACAGCACCTCAATCAACTAGTTGTAATCCTAGGAAGCAACAA GCTATTTCTAGCCCAGAAGTAGAGATCTTGTCATCCGGGAGTGCCCCTAGACCTCCTTCAGCTGCTCCTGTTCCTAAAGCTCATGCACAATCTTCCATTGTTCTTAGTGGTTCATCTCACGGTCATGTACCTCGGAGGATGATTGTTCCTGGCAGATATACCTCAGATCCATATGTTGCTCAGGGTAATAAGTTTCCTGTTGCTAATCAAGAAAGGCGTCACCACCTTGCAATGGTGGAAATAGGAACGCATGAAACTTGGTGCAA GTTTGAAGCAATTCGATATGACCGAGCTTACTGTAGCTACCGAAATCTTGCAACTTTGAAGTCCAAAGAAGATGTGGATAATTTCTTGATTCTGTGTGTCTGTCGTTATCTTTTCAAACAATCTCATCCATCAGCTTCAAAGAAGCACTTCTTTTTCTCTTACATTGGG GAAACCATTTTGAGTGGTGTTAATATTGAGATTGTAGCTAATGCATTTCATGGTGCAAATAGTGCTTTTGCAATGTGGAGAAGTAATCTG CTTTTTTTCCTATTGCTCGGGATCAGCACTGGTTTACTTTCGTTGTTTGCTTGA
- the LOC123102572 gene encoding uncharacterized protein isoform X2: protein MGRLRKVSHQDVPLVSSLESADSVDEAFVPNDFAEDGSHPDLSRDEGEFDKALLKFYLNQKVKCLKRKLSSASRRNVRQKQSTYFPTCSTFTRYSGKFFSGVVAGMCPRYQNVIQTYGMGYLLNFVRTEVPLRLVKWLASRFDVPSSEFQFERKFIPMTKYDIHNILDLPVDGEPLVSDPESGRDFILSHFNVSSIPPVSFFANKLKSTEVELSDEDIFICFMIVALSSFLCPNSSLSPSPKYLHIFRDCSSLCNYDLSGYVYEWLLSSIKKFKNSTKVASKRSVTFGGCHYAFVVCYLDQLNFGLHSVPDVKPWILAWRGNKVKQFSELDRNNSRSYGKRPLKRLFAPVNPQSIEKSSASKDGDVPLCSDMLFEMNVQKSFGARFGFEAAQVVINLVQSRNKDKPKLFVEWSQSLVIDVLECLSLSTLNAKSVPIPKVYSSEGHSLNKFSFGAKSVSIQSFIGERKCETVVEKSSPEVQQQIPNLNEASPFVSGVVSVGGFHNPVVLSSSSRAPKVCDEGVVNEANVEAAIPVADLSSIKSPSHSIGLSFSFLLFKFLYSSFSFLFVSCLFFSSPVLVSSLFVGISPSTTRCAIPVVGSTLEPSAGLIKKCEPKSDDNGFQRPTFAQLNRTLSVQSNGDVTNGEPNDKEVDNSFGEPSPLVPIRLSQRFHNALGDVECSQYVVERFMNSLDPRNYEDCVEMAALPNFKVSKSTHCSSHPTNEVKELQDDIQIVGTSSFAARCQQLSRSNDVAYNKLKNFTAPQSTSCNPRKQQAISSPEVEILSSGSAPRPPSAAPVPKAHAQSSIVLSGSSHGHVPRRMIVPGRYTSDPYVAQGNKFPVANQERRHHLAMVEIGTHETWCKFEAIRYDRAYCSYRNLATLKSKEDVDNFLILCVCRYLFKQSHPSASKKHFFFSYIGETILSGVNIEIVANAFHGANSAFAMWRSNLLFFLLLGISTGLLSLFA, encoded by the exons ATGGGTAGGCTACGGAAAGTGTCTCATCAGGATGTTCCATTAGTATCATCTTTAGAGAGTGCAGATTCAGTGGATGAAGCTTTTGTGCCTAATGATTTTGCAGAAGATGGTTCTCATCCT GATCTATCTCGAGATGAAGGAGAGTTCGACAAGGCTCTTTTGAAGTTCTATCTCAATCAA AAAGTAAAATGCTTAAAGAGGAAACTATCATCTGCTTCTAGGAGGAATGTG AGGCAGAAACAATCTACTTATTTCCCCACTTGTTCCACTTTCACTAGATATTCTGGGAAGTTCTTCTCTGGTGTTGTTGCTGGAATGTGTCCTAGGTATCAGAATGTCATCCAGACATATGGCATGGGCTATCTCTTAAACTTTGTTAGGACCGAGGTCCCCCTTAGGCTAGTGAAGTGGCTTGCTAGTAGGTTTGATGTCCCTTCATCTGAATTCCAGTTCGAAAGGAAATTTATCCCAATGACCAAGTATGATATCCACAATATCCTTGACCTCCCAGTAGATGGTGAGCCACTTGTGTCTGATCCTGAGTCTGGACGTGATTTTATCCTGTCTCACTTCAATGTTTCTAGTATTCCTCCTGTCTCTTTCTTCGCCAACAAGCTTAAATCCACCGAAGTCGAGTTGTCTGATGAAGACATTTTCATTTGCTTCATGATTGTTGCGTTGTCCTCATTCCTTTGTCCCAACTCTAGCCTCAGTCCTAGCCCGAAGTACCTGCATATTTTCAGGGATTGTTCTTCTCTGTGCAACTATGATTTGTCCGGATATGTTTATGAGTGGTTGTTGAGCAGCATCAAAAAGTTCAAGAATTCCACTAAAGTTGCTTCTAAAAGATCAGTGACGTTTGGTGGTTGTCACTATGCTTTTGTT GTTTGTTACCTTGACCAACTTAATTTCGGTCTCCATTCTGTCCCTGATGTCAAGCCCTGGATTCTAGCATGGAGAGGTAACAAAGTTAAGCAATTTTCAGAGCTTGACAGAAACAATAGCCGCTCTTATGGCAAGAGGCCTCTAAAGCGGTTGTTTGCTCCAGTTAATCCGCAG TCTATCGAGAAATCTTCAGCAAGCAAAGATGGTGATGTTCCCCTTTGTAGTGACATGCTTTTTGAAATGAATGTGCAGAAATCCTTCGGTGCTCGTTTTGGGTTTGAG GCTGCTCAAGTAGTCATAAACCTTGTTCAATCTAGGAACAAAGACAAGCCCAAGCTATTTGTAGAATGGTCACAGTCCCTTGTAATTGACGTTCTAGAATGCTTATCACTCTCTACTCTAAATGCCAAATCTGTCCCGATACCTAAAGTTTATTCAAGTGAGGGTCATTCTCTCAACAAGTTCTCTTTTG GCGCCAAGTCTGTCTCTATTCAATCTTTCATTGGTGAGAGGAAGTGTGAGACTGTTGTTGAGAAATCATCTCCTGAAGTCCAGCAGCAAATCCCCAATTTGAATGAAGCTTCTCCTTTTGTTTCTGGTGTTGTTAGTGTTGGGGGTTTTCACAACCCAGTAGTTTTATCTAGTTCATCTCGAGCTCCTAAAGTGTGTGATGAG gGCGTGGTAAATGAGGCAAATGTTGAAGCTGCAATTCCAGTGGCGGATTTATCTTCTATAAAAAGTCCTTCTCATTCTATAGGTCTGAGCTTTTCTTTTCTCTTATTTAAATTCTTGTATTCttcattttcctttttatttgtgtcttgtttatttttttcttcaCCTGTGCTTGTATCTTCTCTTTTTGTAGGTATATCCCCTTCAACGACGCGGTGTGCAATTCCTGTTGTTGGTTCTACTTTGGAGCCCTCAG CTGGTCTTATTAAGAAATGCGAACCCAAGTCCGATGATAATGGTTTCCAAAGACCCACTTTTGCTCAGTTAAATCGCACTCTTAGTGTTCAATCTAATGGCGATGTTACCAATGGTGAGCCCAATGATAAAGAGGTCGATAATTCTTTTGGAGAACCGTCCCCTCTGGTTCCTATTCGCTTGTCGCAGCGTTTCCATAATGCG CTAGGTGATGTTGAGTGCTCTCAGTATGTTGTTGAAAGATTTATGAATTCGCTGGATCCCCGAAATTATGAG GATTGCGTTGAAATGGCCGCTTTGCCTAATTTTAAAGTTTCCAAGTCAACTCACTGCTCAAGCCACCCTACTAATGAG GTTAAAGAGCTACAAGACGACATTCAAATTGTAGGCACTTCTAGTTTTGCTGCTAGGTGTCAACAGCTCTCAAGATCTAATGATGTTGCTTACAACAAGCTCAAGAACTTTACAGCACCTCAATCAACTAGTTGTAATCCTAGGAAGCAACAA GCTATTTCTAGCCCAGAAGTAGAGATCTTGTCATCCGGGAGTGCCCCTAGACCTCCTTCAGCTGCTCCTGTTCCTAAAGCTCATGCACAATCTTCCATTGTTCTTAGTGGTTCATCTCACGGTCATGTACCTCGGAGGATGATTGTTCCTGGCAGATATACCTCAGATCCATATGTTGCTCAGGGTAATAAGTTTCCTGTTGCTAATCAAGAAAGGCGTCACCACCTTGCAATGGTGGAAATAGGAACGCATGAAACTTGGTGCAA GTTTGAAGCAATTCGATATGACCGAGCTTACTGTAGCTACCGAAATCTTGCAACTTTGAAGTCCAAAGAAGATGTGGATAATTTCTTGATTCTGTGTGTCTGTCGTTATCTTTTCAAACAATCTCATCCATCAGCTTCAAAGAAGCACTTCTTTTTCTCTTACATTGGG GAAACCATTTTGAGTGGTGTTAATATTGAGATTGTAGCTAATGCATTTCATGGTGCAAATAGTGCTTTTGCAATGTGGAGAAGTAATCTG CTTTTTTTCCTATTGCTCGGGATCAGCACTGGTTTACTTTCGTTGTTTGCTTGA
- the LOC123102572 gene encoding uncharacterized protein isoform X1: MGRLRKVSHQDVPLVSSLESADSVDEAFVPNDFAEDGSHPDLSRDEGEFDKALLKFYLNQKVKCLKRKLSSASRRNVRQKQSTYFPTCSTFTRYSGKFFSGVVAGMCPRYQNVIQTYGMGYLLNFVRTEVPLRLVKWLASRFDVPSSEFQFERKFIPMTKYDIHNILDLPVDGEPLVSDPESGRDFILSHFNVSSIPPVSFFANKLKSTEVELSDEDIFICFMIVALSSFLCPNSSLSPSPKYLHIFRDCSSLCNYDLSGYVYEWLLSSIKKFKNSTKVASKRSVTFGGCHYAFVVCYLDQLNFGLHSVPDVKPWILAWRGNKVKQFSELDRNNSRSYGKRPLKRLFAPVNPQKSIEKSSASKDGDVPLCSDMLFEMNVQKSFGARFGFEAAQVVINLVQSRNKDKPKLFVEWSQSLVIDVLECLSLSTLNAKSVPIPKVYSSEGHSLNKFSFGAKSVSIQSFIGERKCETVVEKSSPEVQQQIPNLNEASPFVSGVVSVGGFHNPVVLSSSSRAPKVCDEGVVNEANVEAAIPVADLSSIKSPSHSIGLSFSFLLFKFLYSSFSFLFVSCLFFSSPVLVSSLFVGISPSTTRCAIPVVGSTLEPSAGLIKKCEPKSDDNGFQRPTFAQLNRTLSVQSNGDVTNGEPNDKEVDNSFGEPSPLVPIRLSQRFHNALGDVECSQYVVERFMNSLDPRNYEDCVEMAALPNFKVSKSTHCSSHPTNEVKELQDDIQIVGTSSFAARCQQLSRSNDVAYNKLKNFTAPQSTSCNPRKQQAISSPEVEILSSGSAPRPPSAAPVPKAHAQSSIVLSGSSHGHVPRRMIVPGRYTSDPYVAQGNKFPVANQERRHHLAMVEIGTHETWCKFEAIRYDRAYCSYRNLATLKSKEDVDNFLILCVCRYLFKQSHPSASKKHFFFSYIGETILSGVNIEIVANAFHGANSAFAMWRSNLLFFLLLGISTGLLSLFA; this comes from the exons ATGGGTAGGCTACGGAAAGTGTCTCATCAGGATGTTCCATTAGTATCATCTTTAGAGAGTGCAGATTCAGTGGATGAAGCTTTTGTGCCTAATGATTTTGCAGAAGATGGTTCTCATCCT GATCTATCTCGAGATGAAGGAGAGTTCGACAAGGCTCTTTTGAAGTTCTATCTCAATCAA AAAGTAAAATGCTTAAAGAGGAAACTATCATCTGCTTCTAGGAGGAATGTG AGGCAGAAACAATCTACTTATTTCCCCACTTGTTCCACTTTCACTAGATATTCTGGGAAGTTCTTCTCTGGTGTTGTTGCTGGAATGTGTCCTAGGTATCAGAATGTCATCCAGACATATGGCATGGGCTATCTCTTAAACTTTGTTAGGACCGAGGTCCCCCTTAGGCTAGTGAAGTGGCTTGCTAGTAGGTTTGATGTCCCTTCATCTGAATTCCAGTTCGAAAGGAAATTTATCCCAATGACCAAGTATGATATCCACAATATCCTTGACCTCCCAGTAGATGGTGAGCCACTTGTGTCTGATCCTGAGTCTGGACGTGATTTTATCCTGTCTCACTTCAATGTTTCTAGTATTCCTCCTGTCTCTTTCTTCGCCAACAAGCTTAAATCCACCGAAGTCGAGTTGTCTGATGAAGACATTTTCATTTGCTTCATGATTGTTGCGTTGTCCTCATTCCTTTGTCCCAACTCTAGCCTCAGTCCTAGCCCGAAGTACCTGCATATTTTCAGGGATTGTTCTTCTCTGTGCAACTATGATTTGTCCGGATATGTTTATGAGTGGTTGTTGAGCAGCATCAAAAAGTTCAAGAATTCCACTAAAGTTGCTTCTAAAAGATCAGTGACGTTTGGTGGTTGTCACTATGCTTTTGTT GTTTGTTACCTTGACCAACTTAATTTCGGTCTCCATTCTGTCCCTGATGTCAAGCCCTGGATTCTAGCATGGAGAGGTAACAAAGTTAAGCAATTTTCAGAGCTTGACAGAAACAATAGCCGCTCTTATGGCAAGAGGCCTCTAAAGCGGTTGTTTGCTCCAGTTAATCCGCAG AAGTCTATCGAGAAATCTTCAGCAAGCAAAGATGGTGATGTTCCCCTTTGTAGTGACATGCTTTTTGAAATGAATGTGCAGAAATCCTTCGGTGCTCGTTTTGGGTTTGAG GCTGCTCAAGTAGTCATAAACCTTGTTCAATCTAGGAACAAAGACAAGCCCAAGCTATTTGTAGAATGGTCACAGTCCCTTGTAATTGACGTTCTAGAATGCTTATCACTCTCTACTCTAAATGCCAAATCTGTCCCGATACCTAAAGTTTATTCAAGTGAGGGTCATTCTCTCAACAAGTTCTCTTTTG GCGCCAAGTCTGTCTCTATTCAATCTTTCATTGGTGAGAGGAAGTGTGAGACTGTTGTTGAGAAATCATCTCCTGAAGTCCAGCAGCAAATCCCCAATTTGAATGAAGCTTCTCCTTTTGTTTCTGGTGTTGTTAGTGTTGGGGGTTTTCACAACCCAGTAGTTTTATCTAGTTCATCTCGAGCTCCTAAAGTGTGTGATGAG gGCGTGGTAAATGAGGCAAATGTTGAAGCTGCAATTCCAGTGGCGGATTTATCTTCTATAAAAAGTCCTTCTCATTCTATAGGTCTGAGCTTTTCTTTTCTCTTATTTAAATTCTTGTATTCttcattttcctttttatttgtgtcttgtttatttttttcttcaCCTGTGCTTGTATCTTCTCTTTTTGTAGGTATATCCCCTTCAACGACGCGGTGTGCAATTCCTGTTGTTGGTTCTACTTTGGAGCCCTCAG CTGGTCTTATTAAGAAATGCGAACCCAAGTCCGATGATAATGGTTTCCAAAGACCCACTTTTGCTCAGTTAAATCGCACTCTTAGTGTTCAATCTAATGGCGATGTTACCAATGGTGAGCCCAATGATAAAGAGGTCGATAATTCTTTTGGAGAACCGTCCCCTCTGGTTCCTATTCGCTTGTCGCAGCGTTTCCATAATGCG CTAGGTGATGTTGAGTGCTCTCAGTATGTTGTTGAAAGATTTATGAATTCGCTGGATCCCCGAAATTATGAG GATTGCGTTGAAATGGCCGCTTTGCCTAATTTTAAAGTTTCCAAGTCAACTCACTGCTCAAGCCACCCTACTAATGAG GTTAAAGAGCTACAAGACGACATTCAAATTGTAGGCACTTCTAGTTTTGCTGCTAGGTGTCAACAGCTCTCAAGATCTAATGATGTTGCTTACAACAAGCTCAAGAACTTTACAGCACCTCAATCAACTAGTTGTAATCCTAGGAAGCAACAA GCTATTTCTAGCCCAGAAGTAGAGATCTTGTCATCCGGGAGTGCCCCTAGACCTCCTTCAGCTGCTCCTGTTCCTAAAGCTCATGCACAATCTTCCATTGTTCTTAGTGGTTCATCTCACGGTCATGTACCTCGGAGGATGATTGTTCCTGGCAGATATACCTCAGATCCATATGTTGCTCAGGGTAATAAGTTTCCTGTTGCTAATCAAGAAAGGCGTCACCACCTTGCAATGGTGGAAATAGGAACGCATGAAACTTGGTGCAA GTTTGAAGCAATTCGATATGACCGAGCTTACTGTAGCTACCGAAATCTTGCAACTTTGAAGTCCAAAGAAGATGTGGATAATTTCTTGATTCTGTGTGTCTGTCGTTATCTTTTCAAACAATCTCATCCATCAGCTTCAAAGAAGCACTTCTTTTTCTCTTACATTGGG GAAACCATTTTGAGTGGTGTTAATATTGAGATTGTAGCTAATGCATTTCATGGTGCAAATAGTGCTTTTGCAATGTGGAGAAGTAATCTG CTTTTTTTCCTATTGCTCGGGATCAGCACTGGTTTACTTTCGTTGTTTGCTTGA